Proteins encoded by one window of Xenopus tropicalis strain Nigerian chromosome 6, UCB_Xtro_10.0, whole genome shotgun sequence:
- the cmc1 gene encoding COX assembly mitochondrial protein homolog, translating into MDSAKSEDQFLRHVEKDVLIPKIMREKARVLCSDKVEAFTKCCKESGLLMVVKCRNENAALKECLTLHYKDPALYEECKQEYLKEREEFQKTGISSKKRQEKVPNSI; encoded by the exons AAGATCAATTTCTGCGGCATGTGGAAAAAGATGTTCTTATTCCAAAGATCATGAGAGAGAAGGCAAGAGTGTTGTGTTCTGATAAAGTAGAAG cttttacaAAATGTTGCAAGGAGAGTGGCCTCCTGATGGTGGTGAAATGCCGAAATGAAAACGCAGCGCTGAAGGAGTGCCTGACTCTTCA CTACAAAGATCCGGCTTTATATGAAGAATGCAAGCAGGAATATTTAAAAGAAAGGGAAGAGTTTCAAAAAACAGGAATCTCGTCAAAGAAAAGGCAAGAGAAAGTGCCAAATAGTATATAA